In Rutidosis leptorrhynchoides isolate AG116_Rl617_1_P2 chromosome 2, CSIRO_AGI_Rlap_v1, whole genome shotgun sequence, one genomic interval encodes:
- the LOC139889887 gene encoding uncharacterized protein has product MKALLKDLSTLIAPIAGETLILYLAVSKEAISSVLVAERGDAQMPIYFISKALSGSELNYLPIEKLIYALVVTSRRLRRYFQAHSITVLTDQPIRQLLYKPEISGRLTKWVIDLGEHEIAYCYRSAIKGQVMADYLAETATDMPVICNPEQLPAPSPELRELYTNGAASSEGAGAGLILTGPHQEEHTYALRFNFKVTNNEEEYEALLAGMCIARELGVEKLQAYVDSQLVANQINGTFDANDKSMQSYLALVHSLADTFADFRIMEQVFKKSTEPEITVASVEEEEATWMTDIIEFLWAGSLPEEEKEATKIRVKALNYELRGEILYRKSYLGASLHCVGPKEAATIIDEIHKGSCGLHSGSRTVTERIKRLGFGIPNEIVSDNGTQFEGNPFRSWFQDLNIKQCVTSVAHPQANGECEVTNRDIVHAIKARLGMKHSGWVDELPKVLWAHRTTQKNSTGEISFSLVYGSEAVIPAEITVPTERTLSYSEGENDVRLRTNMNYAEERKEMAAIREATNKQRIAKYYDKRVRARTYKVGDLVWRNNQASRAQNTGKLGPNWEGPYKVIEISNTGAYKLAELKDNPIKRTWHATALKKCYM; this is encoded by the exons ATGAAGGCGCTCCTCAAAGATCTCTCGACGTTAATAGCGCCAATAGCGGGTGAAACCCTGATACTCTACCTTGCGGTGTCTAAAGAAGCTATTAGTTCTGTCCTTGTAGCTGAAAGAGGAGACGCCCAAATGCCAATATACTTCATCAGCAAAGCCTTGTCAGGAAGCGAGTTAAACTACCTCCCCATAGAAAAGCTCATATACGCGCTCGTTGTCACTTCCCGCCGTCTACGCAGGTACTTCCAAGCACATTCAATTACGGTACTCACTGACCAACCTATTCGACAACTACTCTACAAGCCAGAGATATCGGGAAGACTAACCAAATGGGTGATAGATCTAGGCGAGCATGAAATCGCATACTGCTATAGAAGCGCTATTAAAGGACAGGTGATGGCAGACTATCTGGCCGAAACAGCCACCGATATGCCAGTAATCTGCAATCCTGAACAACTCCCCGCGCCTTCCCCTGAGCTACGGGAACTCTATACTAATGGCGCAGCAAGCTCTGAGGGCGCTGGAGCAGGTTTAATCCTCACAGGTCCGCATcaggaagagcatacatacgcgttGCGGTTCAACTTTAAGGTGACAAACAACGAGGAAGAATATGAGGCACTACTAGCAGGGATGTGTATAGCCCGGGAGTTAGGAGTAGAAAAGCTACAAGCCTATGTAGATTCGCAATTAGTCGCTAATCAGATAAATGGCACGTTCGACGCCAACGACAAATCCATGCAATCATACCTGGCTCTGGTCCACTCTCTAGCTGATACATTCGCTGACTTCAGAATCA TGGAGCAAGTTTTCAAGAAATCCACCGAGCCGGAGATAACGGTTGCATCTGTCGAAGAGGAAGAAGCTACTTGGATGACAGACATCATAGAATTCTTGTGGGCTGGGTCTTTACCTGAAGAAGAGAAGGAAGCAACGAAGATTAGGGTGAAAGCTCTAAATTACGAACTACGAGGAGAAATCCTATATCGAAAATCTTATTTAGGCGCGTCCCTACACTGCGTAGGACCTAAAGAGGCCGCTACGATTATTGACGAGATCCACAAAGGATCTTGCGGGTTACATTCGGGGTCGAGGACAGTCACCGAGAGAATCAAGCGACTAGG GTTCGGAATACCTAACGAGATTGTCAGCGACAACGGCACACAATTCGAAGGCAACCCCTTCCGCAGCTGGTTCCAGGATTTGAACATCAAACAATGTGTCACCTCCGTTGCACACCCTCAGGCTAATGGTGAATGTGAGGTTACTAATAGAGACATTGTGCACGCCATTAAAGCAAGGTTAGGAATGAAGCACAGTGGATGGGTGGATGAGTTACCCAAAGTCCTATGGGCGCACAGAACGACGCAAAAGAACAGCACAGGAGAAATATCGTTCAGTTTGGTATACGGTTCGGAGGCAGTGATTCCAGCAGAAATAACCGTCCCAACAGAAAGGACTCTGTCATACAGTGAGGGTGAAAACGACGTAAGGCTGCGTACCAATATGAATTATGCCGAGGAGCGCAAGGAAATGGCGGCAATCCGCGAAGCCACCAACAAGCAGCGCATAGCAAAATATTACGACAAGCGCGTGCGAGCAAGGACATACAAGGTAGGAGATCTTGTGTGGCGTAACAACCAAGCAAGCAGGGCCCAAAACACTGGGAAGTTGGGGCCAAACTGGGAGGGACCGTATAAGGTCATTGAGATCAGTAACACCGGAGCTTACAAACTGGCAGAGCTTAAGGACAATCCAATCAAGCGGACCTGGCATGCTACCGCGCTTAAGAAATGTTACATGTAA